The Pleurodeles waltl isolate 20211129_DDA chromosome 6, aPleWal1.hap1.20221129, whole genome shotgun sequence genome has a segment encoding these proteins:
- the LOC138299411 gene encoding keratin, type I cytoskeletal 19-like, with the protein MSLNYSFRQSTSSSQRGPAGLGSRVVAFKAPSVHGGYGGHGVSVSSARLVSSGFGGGYGGGYGGSVGGGYGAGFGSGGGATYGVGFGGVNAAAAGILGGSEKETMQNLNDRLGNYLERVRSLEAANSDLELKIRDWYEKQGPSPTRDYSHYYKTIEDLRDKIYNATIDNSKVVLQVDNARLAADDFRSKFENEQSLRVSVEADINGLRRVLDELTLSRTDLEMQIENLKEELAYLKKNHEEELGSMRGQVGGQVSVEVDAAPALDLGRVLAEMRDQYEQMANKNRLDAEAWFMSKTEELNKEVATHTQEVQTSRTEITDLRRTMQGLEIELQSQLSMKASLEGTLAETEARYCAQLQQIQGMISQLEAQLSNLRSDMEHQNFEYKRLMDIKNRLEMEIATYRQLLEGGDAHVSGGPQSTDASKIGGK; encoded by the exons ATGTCCTTGAACTACAGCTTCAGGCAGAGCACTAGCAGCTCCCAGAGGGGGCCCGCTGGTCTGGGGTCACGTGTTGTTGCCTTCAAGGCCCCAAGTGTTCACGGAGGCTATGGGGGGCACGGGGTGTCTGTCTCCTCGGCTAGGCTTGTCTCCTCAGGGTTTGGGGGTGGCTATGGTGGGGGATATGGCGGCAGTGTTGGTGGTGGCTATGGTGCGGGATTTGGCAGCGGTGGGGGTGCTACCTATGGGGTAGGTTTCGGTGGTGTCAATGCTGCCGCAGCAGGCATCTTGGGGGGCAGTGAGAAGGAGACCATGCAGAACCTCAATGACCGTCTGGGGAACTACCTGGAGAGGGTGCGCTCGCTGGAGGCCGCCAACAGTGACCTGGAGCTGAAGATCCGCGACTGGTACGAGAAGCAAGGCCCAAGCCCAACCCGTGACTATAGCCATTACTACAAGACCATCGAGGACCTGAGGGACAAG ATCTACAATGCCACCATTGACAACTCCAAGGTGGTTTTGCAAGTGGACAATGCCCGCCTGGCAGCAGATGACTTCCGAAGCAA GTTTGAGAATGAACAGTCTCTCCGTGTCAGTGTGGAAGCTGACATCAATGGCTTGCGCCGGGTCTTGGATGAGCTGACCCTGAGCAGAACTGATCTGGAGATGCAGATCGAGAACCTGAAGGAGGAGCTTGCCTACCTCAAGAAGAACCACGAGGAG GAGCTCGGCTCTATGAGAGGACAAGTTGGTGGCCAGGTGAGCGTTGAAGTGGATGCTGCGCCAGCTCTGGATCTGGGCCGTGTTCTTGcggaaatgagggaccagtacgaACAAATGGCCAATAAGAACCGACTGGATGCCGAAGCCTGGTTCATGAGTAAG ACGGAAGAGTTGAACAAGGAGGTGGCCACCCACACGCAGGAAGTGCAGACAAGCAGGACAGAGATCACCGACCTGAGGCGCACCATGCAAGGCCTGGAGATAGAGCTGCAGTCACAGCTTAGCATG AAAGCCTCCCTGGAGGGcaccctggcagaaacagaagcCCGCTATTGTGCACAGCTCCAGCAGATCCAGGGCATGATATCTCAGCTAGAGGCCCAGCTCAGCAACCTTCGCTCAGACATGGAACACCAGAACTTTGAGTACAAGAGGCTGATGGACATCAAGAACCGGCTGGAGATGGAAATCGCCACATACCGCCAGCTTCTTGAGGGGGGTGATGCCCA TGTGTCCGGAGGCCCGCAGTCCACAGATG